DNA sequence from the Streptomyces sp. CA-210063 genome:
CCCGCGGTCATCTCGCTGCCCCTGCTGCCCCGCACCGACCCGCGCGCCCTCAGCCGCTACTACCTCACCGGCGAGAAGTTCGGACCCGCCGAGGCCACCCGCATCGGCCTGCTGACGGCGGACGGCGCCGATGTGGACGACGTACTCGCACCCGTCCTCGACGGACTGCGCCGAGCCTCCCCGAAAGCCCTGGCGGAGACGAAACGGCTGCTCACGGCTAAGGTGCTGGAATCCTTCGACCTGGACGCGGGCAGGCTGAGCAGGCTCTCGGCCCGGCTGTTCGACTCCGAGGAGGCGGACGAGGGGATGAGGGCCTTCCGAGAAAGACGGGATCCGCAATGGGTGGTGTGACCATGGTCAGCGCGTTCGACCGTGCACCGAAGCAGGACCGCAGCCGGGCCACCCGGCAGCGACTCCTCCAGGCCGCCGTGGCCTGCCTCGCCGAACACGGCTGGGCCGGCTCCACGGTCTCGGTCGTCGCCGAACGCGCCGGCGTCTCCCGAGGCGCCGCACAACACCACTTCCGCACCCGCGAGGACCTCTTCACCGCCGCCGTCGAATACGTCGCCGAAGAGCGCTCCCTCGCCCTGCGCGCCCTCTTCCCCGAGGGCCCCGCCGACCGCCGCGCCGTCGTCGCCGCCGTCGTCGACCTCTACACCGGCCCCCTCTTCCGCGCCGCCCTCCACCTCTGGGTCGCCGCCTCCAACGAGGACCAGCTCCGCCCCCGCGTCACCGAACTCGAAGCCCACGTCGGCCGGGAGACCCACCGCATCGCCGTCGACCTCCTCCGCGCCGACGAAACCGTCCCCGGGGTCCGCGAAACCGTCCAGGGCCTCCTCGACATGGCCCGAGGCCTCGGCCTCGCCAACCTCCTCACCGACGACACCGGCCGCCGCGACAAGGTGGTGGCCCAGTGGGCGGCACTGCTGGACGAGGTACTGGGCTGAAGAGCCCTCACGGACTGAGCCGCTCCACCCGCCACGACCCGTCCGCCTCCGCCACATACCGCAGCCGGTCGTGCAGCCGGTTCCACCGCCCCTGCCAGAACTCCACACGCTGCGGCGCCACCCGGAAACCACCCCAGTTCGGCGGCACCGGCACCTGCTCGCCCTCCGGATAGCGGGCGTGCAACTCCTCGTACGAGGCGTCCAGTTCGGCCCGCGAGGAGATCACCGAGGACTGTGCGCTGGCCCATGCCCCCAGCTGCGAACCATGCGGACGCGTACGGAAGTACGCCGCCGTCTCGTCCCGCCCGGTCCGCCGCGCCGTACCCGTCACGATCACCTGCCGGGCGATCGCATGCCACGGGAAGAGCAGCGACACATACGGGTTCCCGGCCAGGTCCTGGGCCTTGCGGGAGTCGTAGTTCGTGTAGAAGACGAAGCCCTGCTCGTCGTACGCCTTCATCAGCACCGTACGAGAGGTGGGGCGCCCCTCGGCGTTCGCCGTCGACACCACCATGGCGTTCGGCTCGAACACCGCGCCCTCCTGCGCGGCCTGCCGGAACCACCGCCCGAACTGCTCCATCGGATCACCGGCCAGCTCGCTCTCGTCGAGCCCGTCGGCCCGGTACTGCTTGCGCATACGAGCGGGGTCGGGCACGGGTTCCAGACCGGGATCGTTCACGGTGGTCATCTTGCCGTATCGACGGCCGACCGGAAGGCTGGTGGCACTGAGTGCCGCGCACCCTCCCCAAACCTGGCACTCAGGCGTAAGGTGCTGGAACATTCTGGCGAGGGCCGCATATACGCGGCCCCGCCGGAAGCCCCCTGTCGCACACATCAAGAGGAGCCGCCTGATGTCCGACTTCGTGCCCGGGCTCGAAGGAGTCGTCGCGTTCGAGACGGAGATCGCCGAACCGGACAAGGAGGGCGGCGCACTCCGGTACCGGGGCGTCGACATCGAGGATCTGGTCGGCCACGTCTCCTTCGGCAACGTCTGGGGCCTCCTCGTCGACGGCGCCTTCCGCCCCGGTCTGCCGCCCGCCGAACCGTTCCCCATCCCGGTCCACTCGGGTGACATCCGCGTGGACGTCCAGTCCGCACTGGCCATGCTGGCCCCGGTCTGGGGCCTCAAACCCCTCCTGGACATCGACGAGGAGCAGGCCCGGGCCGACCTCGCCCGCGCGGCCGTCATGGCCCTCTCCTACGTCGCCCAGTCCGCCCGCGGCCAGGGCCTGCCCATGGTGCCGCAGCGCGAGATCGACAAGGCCCAGTCCGTGGTCGAACGCTTCATGATCCGCTGGCGCGGCGAGCCGGACCCGAAACACGTGGCGGCGGTGGACGCGTACTGGACCTCGGCCGCCGAACACGGCATGAACGCGTCCACGTTCACGGCGCGGGTCATCGCGTCGACGGGCGCGGACGTGGCAGCGGCGCTCTCGGGCGCGGTGGGAGCCATGTCCGGCCCCCTCCACGGCGGCGCCCCCTCCCGAGTCCTGGGCATGATCGAGGAGATCGAACGAACAGGCGACGCCGACGCCTACGTCAAACAAGCCCTCGACAAGGGCGAACGCCTCATGGGCTTCGGCCACCGCGTCTACCGCGCCGAGGACCCCCGCGCCCGAGTCCTCCGCCGCACCGCCCGCGAGCTCGGCGCCCCCCGCTTCGAGGTGGCCGAGGCCCTGGAAAAGGCGGCCCTGGCGGAACTCCACGCCCGCCGCCCCGACCGGGTCCTGGCGACGAACGTCGAGTTCTGGGCCGCCATCGTCCTCGACTTCGCCGAGGTCCCGGCCCACATGTTCACCTCGATGTTCACCTGCGCCCGCACGGCAGGCTGGTCGGCCCACATCCTGGAACAGAAGCGCACCGGCCGCCTCGTCCGCCCGTCGGCCCGCTACATCGGCCCGGGCCCCCGCGACCCGAGGGAGATCGAGGGCTACGGCGACATCGCGCGCTAGCCGATTCCGCCGGGCCGGAAAACGCAGACGACCCGCAGACTCTGGGTCCCTCCGCCACAAGGACGGGGGAGCCGGCCGGACGTACCGGCGAGCCTGCGGGTCGGGTGACTGCTGGAGATTGGGCCGGCTGCACGCTGAACGCGCTGGTCCGGCACCGCACTGTGTGTGGTGCAGGGCCGCTAGCCCCCAGCCACCTCACGCGTCCGGTTGTCATACATCTGCCGAACCACCTCCTCTCTCGTGTACTGCACACCCTAAGAAGCGCTACGGGAACGCTCAAGCGATTTTCCGAGGCGATTGCCGAGGGATTACCGAAGTACGGCGAAGACCGCGCGGGCCGGGATGTCGTCGGTAAGGCTCCAGTGGCCGGTGACGTGGCCTTTCGCCCCCTCCGGCAGGTCGACCGGGCCGGGCCGTAGCACCCGGTTCAGGCGGAGGACGGTCGTGCCGGGCTGGACAGGCAGCTCGGTGGCCTCGTCGGTGTCGGTGGCGGTGAGGGTGGCCACGGACAGAGGGCTGTCGCCCTTGTAGGACCACGTGACCTCGCGGTCCGGGGTGTCCGTGAGGCTCTGGGTCTGGGGTTCGGCCTTGCCCTCGAAGAGGGCCAGGAGCTGGGTGATCATGACCGGGTCGTGGCAGCCGTCGTAGGCCCAGCGCTTGCCGAGTACGCCGTGTTCGGTGGTGCCGATGAGGGCGTGCTCGGCGTCGGGGAGAGGGGCGCCTCGGTAGGTGAGGGGGGCCAGGTAGTGGACCGGGGCGGGGCCGGAGGTGTCGGTGACGACCATGAACTCGATGCCGACCTCGCCCTCGGGGTCGTCGAGACGGAAGCCGCCGGCCTTGGTCAGTTCGGGTGTGGCGGGGCCGCCCCGGTACCAGGGGCGGGTGGGCAGCCAGGCGGTGAGCAGTTCGAGCTTGGTGGGCGTGAGGGTGGTGCGGTGGATGACAGCCATGGTGGGGATTCTCCGCCGGGGCGCTGAGCGGACGCGAGTCAGTTCCAGCGAGCACCACGGCGGCTGCCGTCCGGTTGCTGTCTCCGCTGCTCCGATCCTCGCCGCTCGGTTCCTCGCCGCTCCGATCCTCTCTACTCCACCGACCTCTCCAGCGCCTCCAGGTCCAGCGCCATGGCGATCCGTACCGCCATGTCCTCCGCGTACACGGCGTCCGTGCGTTCGAAGGGGCTGCGGCCCGCGCTGCGGAGGAAGGTGACGACGCCCAGGGTGCGGCCTCGGCTGCGGAGGACGGCGCAGAGGGCGTGGACGGTGTTCGGGGGCCACTGGCGGCCGGTGGCCCAGTCGCGGGCGGCTTCGGGGGTGGCGGTGCCGGCGCTGGCGCGGACCGAGCCGGCTCGTTCGACGCACTGGAGGGCGGGGTGGCCGTGGCCGTAGCGCACGGGGATGCCGGCGTGGCCGGTGAGGTGGCTGGGGCCGGGCTGGCCGGAGGGGGTGGCGGCGGCGCGTACGAGGCGGGCGGGGCCTTCGCCGTCGGCGAGGGAGCCGCCGGCGACGCGGTCGATGAGGGCGTGGTCGGCGAAGCCGGCGAGGGCGAAGTCCAGGTGGACGGTGGCGGCCTCGCCGGGGTCCTCGCACTCGGCGGCGGCGCGCGCGGCCCGGTGGAGCTGGTTGACGCGGAAGCGGAGCTGGGCGGCTTCCTGCTCGGTCTGTTTGGACTCGGTGATGTCCTGGAAGAGCCAGCCGACGCCGAGGGGAACCGGTTCCTCTGCCAGGGGCGAGGCGAGGCGGAGGAAGCCGCTGCGCCAGCAGCGGCGCTTCTCGCCCTCGGGGGTGCGGACGCCGACCCAGATCTCGGCGGGTGCGGGCGGTGCGCCCTCGGCGAGTACGTGGGTGAGGGCGCTCTCCAGTTCCTCGACGCCCTGGGCGAGCAGTTCGCCGATCGGGCGCCCGAGGACCGCCGTACGGCCGATGCCGAGGGCACGCGCGGCGTGCGCGTTGACGACGGCGGGGCGCAGATCGGCGTCGACGAGGACGACGCCCCAGGACGCGTCCTCGAAGAGGGCCTCGCTGAGGGCGATGGACCGTTCGAGGTCGATCTGCGCGTGGACCTCGCTGAAGGCGCAGTACAGGCCGGCGGGTTTGCCGTCGGGCCCGCGTACGGCGGCGGACTGGGTGCGTACGAGGACCCGCCCGCCGTCCTTGGTGACCAGGGCGAACTCGTGGACCTGCCGGCCGGCCGCGTGCATGGCGGCCATCAGCCGCCCCTCGACCTCCTCGGCGTCCGCCGTCCGTACGGCCCACCCGGCGAATCCCCGGCGCCCGACCGCCTCCTCGGCGGTCCAGCCCAGGATCCGTTCGGCCTCGCGGTTCCAGTGGGTGACGACGCCGTCGGCGTCGAACGCGCACAGCGCGGCGTCCATGCCGTCCAGCAGGGCGGCGAGAAGATCCGATCCACCGGAGTCCGTGTCTTCCGTGCCTTCGGTGTTCTCGATGTCGTTGGTGTCCTTGGTGTCCTCGTTCGTCGGACCGTCCCGCTCGGGCTCGTCGGGCCCGAGCTCGTCGGTGGTCCCTCTACGCCGGGAAGCACTCACCTGAACCCCCTGCAGGCTGCGTTGCGTCCGCATGTACGGCATGTACGGCGCGTCGGTTCGCTCACTCACCATCATTCAACTCGAACGTGACCCAGCCCACATCTGCTTCGCGCAAGATATGGACGAAATCGTTGTACGCCGGATTTCCTTCCCTCCCTTCTCAACGTTCCCACGAACCCAGGGGCGCAGTCAGCGCAGGTAGAAGATCCGGTCGCCGTACTCCCGCATCACCCGGTCGTTCCAGTCGAGCCCGCCGTCGACGTTCCCGGAGCGGAGCAGCGGCGGTTCGATGCCCCGGTCCGCGAGGGAGGCGGCGGCGGTGGCCATGACCGACTGGAGGATCGCGGACGTGACGACGGTGGAGGCCGGGGCGAAGGGCGCGGGGATGGTGTCGAGGGTGAGTTCCGCGTCGCCGACCGCGATCTTCGAGTCGAGGACGAGGTCGCAGTGGTCCTTGAGGAAGGTGCCGGAGGAGTGGCGGGATGTCGTCTGCGTGGCATACGCGACCGACGTGACGCCGATGACCTTCACGCCCAGATCCTGGGCATGCGTGGCCATCTCCACGGGGAGCGCGTTGCGGCCGGAGAGCGAGATGATCACAAGCAGGTCGCCGGCCCGCAGCGGGCTGGTGTCGAGCACGGCCGTCGCCAGTCCGTCGACGCGCTCCAGCGCCGAGCCGAGCGTCGCGGGCCGCACGTCCACGCCCACCGCGCCGGGTACGGCCAGCAGGTTCATCAGCGCGAGGCCGCCGGCCCGGTAGACGAGGTCCTGCGCGGCGAGCGACGAGTGCCCGGCCCCGAACGCGAAGAGACGCCCCCCGCCGGCGACGGTGTCCGCGACCATCTCCCCGGCCGCGGTGACGCTCTCCGCCTCCTCGTCCCGCACCCGAGCCAGCAGTCCGATGGCCGCGTCGAGGAAGCGTCCGCCCAGCGTCCCGTCGTCCATGTGAACCCCTCAGCCTCTTCCCGGCGCCCGCAGTGTCGTGGATCACGTTAGAGGTCTGGACCACTGGGGTGTCAATGGGTGCGTTCGTCGGCCGCGGGTGGGTGGGGGCTGGTCTCGCAGTTCCCCGCGCCCCTCAAAAGCCCCGGGCGCGACCCATGCCGTCAAGGGGCGCGGGGAGCTGCGCGACCAGCCACACACAACCCGCACCCGCCCACGTACCCTCATCCCCAAGCTCTCCCGCGTACGGCGATGCGGTCGAAGGGGGCCAAATCCCGCCTCGGACGGTCGTTGTAACGCCGTGGTCGCACCGGCGCGGCCCGGTTGTCAGCCGGATGCGTAAGAATTGAGTCCAGGCCAGCGCAGCAAGCCGCAGCAAGCCGGTGTGGCCGTCGAAGCCTCCGGCTGAATCTCATCGAGGGGCACGTATGTCCGGACTGATCGATACGACGGAGATGTATCTCCGCACCATCCTCGAGCTCGAGGAGGAAGGTGTGGTCCCCATGCGCGCCCGGATCGCCGAGCGGCTCGACCAGAGCGGCCCCACGGTGAGCCAGACGGTCGCGCGCATGGAGCGTGACGGCCTGGTGTCCGTCGCCGCGGACCGCCACCTGGAGCTCACCGAGGAGGGCCGCAGGCTGGCGACGCGCGTGATGCGCAAGCACCGCCTCGCGGAGTGCCTGCTCGTCGACGTGATCGGCCTGGAGTGGGAGCAGGTCCACGCCGAGGCGTGTCGTTGGGAGCACGTGATGAGCGAGGCGGTCGAGCGCCGCGTCCTCGAACTGCTGCGCCACCCGACCGAGTCGCCGTACGGCAACCCGATCCCGGGCCTGGAGGAGCTGGGCGAGAAGGACGGCGCGGACCCCTTCCTCGACGAGGGCATGGTGTCGCTGGCGGACCTCGACCCGGGCACGGAGGGCAAGACCGTCGTCGTACGCCGGATCGGTGAGCCCATCCAGACGGACGCCCAGCTGATGTACACGCTGCGGCGCGCGGGCGTGCAGCCCGGCTCGGTGGTGAGCGTGACGGAGGCGGCCGGCGGTGTCCTCGTCGGCAGCGGCGGCGAGGCCGCGGAACTGGAGGCGGACGTCGCCTCCCACGTGTTCGTGGCCAAGCGCTGAGTCGCGTGCGGGTGGCCGAGCACTGACCCGTGCACGCGCCACCGCCGCACCGGCCCGCGTACGCGCCACCGCCGCGCCGACCTACGTGCACGCCACCGCCGCACCGACCGATTCCGACCGATTCCAGCCATCCGGTGTCGTCCCATGTCGCCCCCTGTCGGCGGTCGTTCGACACATGTCGGTGCGTGTCCGTATCGGCCGCCAACTCCCGTTGCGGGCGGGGGAGTTGTGACGTACTGGAGTCGATGTCCGCGATCCCGTCGAATCCAAGACTCAGTGCGCCGAATCGCAGCGCTCGGGCCGTTCGCGTGCGAGGCTTGCGCGTGAGGCATATGACCTGAGGGGCTCTTGGCCGCCCGAGACGACGATCTCCGGGTGACAGGGGAAGGGGCGGGGCGGATGTGCCGTGGACATGAGGAGGGCCCCGGCGCCGTATGGCGCCGGGGCCTGTCCTCCCCTGTGCTGACCCGGAGCCCCGAGCTCCCAGGGTCATCCCCCTCGGACCGTTTTCCCCGAGCGGTCCGCCTCCCGTTGAAGATCTCCCCTCGGCGGCGGCGGGCAATCCCCGAGGGGGGTCACTCGAATGAGGGGTGTTGCCGCCAGGAGCGGCATCTTCGAATGTGTATTCGATAACGTGTACCGGCGTGGCGTTGCGTGACCCGGTGCCCGACCCGACGCGCACACCCCACACGTAACGTGTCAACCGATATGCACGCTGTAACACAAGTGCCCGTCGTCCGAGCGGCGCGCGACGGCAAGGCAGCAGCAGGAGCAGCAGCACGACAGCGGTACGACAGCGGTACGACAGCAGTTGGGACGAGTGGACCGGCCGGCTCGAAGCGGGAGCGAGAGACGGGGAGCGAGCGGTCCGGGCGAGAGTCTGGGGGGTGCCAATGGTGCGGCGCATCGACGTGACCGGAGCGGGCGGCGTGAGTCTCGCCGCCTGGGAGTTCGGCGACCCGCCCAAGACCGGCGACAAGGCCGGCGACATCACGGGGGGCGGGAGCAGCGAGGGCGGCACGGACCGGGCCGGCGACCACGCGCCGGGGTCCGGGGTGCTGTTATTGCACGGCCTCATGGGCCGCGCCTCGCACTGGGCACCCACCGCCCGCTGGCTGTCCGAACGGCACCGTGCCGTCGCACTCGACCAGCGAGGCCACGGCCAGAGCGCGAAGCCCGAGCAGGCCGCGTACACCCGTGAGGCCTACGTCGAGGACGTCGAGGCCGCGATCGAACAGCTGGGCCTCGCCCCGGTCGTCCTCATCGGCCACGCGATGGGCGCGCTGACCGCTTGGCAGCTGGCCGCCAAGCGCCCGGACCTGGTGCGCGGCCTGATCATCTGCGACATGCGGGCCTCGGCGCTGGGCGCTGCCTCGCAGCGAGAGTGGGAGAGCTGGTTCAAGGCCTGGCCGCTGCCCTTCGCCACCCTCGCCGACGTCCGCAAGTGGTTCGGCGAGGACGACCCCTGGGTGGAGCGCCCGAGCCCGTCCCGCGGTGAGTTCTACGCCGAGG
Encoded proteins:
- a CDS encoding alpha/beta fold hydrolase — protein: MVRRIDVTGAGGVSLAAWEFGDPPKTGDKAGDITGGGSSEGGTDRAGDHAPGSGVLLLHGLMGRASHWAPTARWLSERHRAVALDQRGHGQSAKPEQAAYTREAYVEDVEAAIEQLGLAPVVLIGHAMGALTAWQLAAKRPDLVRGLIICDMRASALGAASQREWESWFKAWPLPFATLADVRKWFGEDDPWVERPSPSRGEFYAEVMHEGPDGWRPVFDPEQMLKTRETWVYDAHWEELAQVRCPALVVRGLDGELGRAESQEMVRVLPHGQYAEVADAGHLVHYDQPDAWRSAIEPFLDGLSE
- the pdxH gene encoding pyridoxamine 5'-phosphate oxidase, which gives rise to MTTVNDPGLEPVPDPARMRKQYRADGLDESELAGDPMEQFGRWFRQAAQEGAVFEPNAMVVSTANAEGRPTSRTVLMKAYDEQGFVFYTNYDSRKAQDLAGNPYVSLLFPWHAIARQVIVTGTARRTGRDETAAYFRTRPHGSQLGAWASAQSSVISSRAELDASYEELHARYPEGEQVPVPPNWGGFRVAPQRVEFWQGRWNRLHDRLRYVAEADGSWRVERLSP
- a CDS encoding TetR/AcrR family transcriptional regulator, with the protein product MGGVTMVSAFDRAPKQDRSRATRQRLLQAAVACLAEHGWAGSTVSVVAERAGVSRGAAQHHFRTREDLFTAAVEYVAEERSLALRALFPEGPADRRAVVAAVVDLYTGPLFRAALHLWVAASNEDQLRPRVTELEAHVGRETHRIAVDLLRADETVPGVRETVQGLLDMARGLGLANLLTDDTGRRDKVVAQWAALLDEVLG
- a CDS encoding metal-dependent transcriptional regulator, whose protein sequence is MSGLIDTTEMYLRTILELEEEGVVPMRARIAERLDQSGPTVSQTVARMERDGLVSVAADRHLELTEEGRRLATRVMRKHRLAECLLVDVIGLEWEQVHAEACRWEHVMSEAVERRVLELLRHPTESPYGNPIPGLEELGEKDGADPFLDEGMVSLADLDPGTEGKTVVVRRIGEPIQTDAQLMYTLRRAGVQPGSVVSVTEAAGGVLVGSGGEAAELEADVASHVFVAKR
- a CDS encoding SIS domain-containing protein, whose protein sequence is MDDGTLGGRFLDAAIGLLARVRDEEAESVTAAGEMVADTVAGGGRLFAFGAGHSSLAAQDLVYRAGGLALMNLLAVPGAVGVDVRPATLGSALERVDGLATAVLDTSPLRAGDLLVIISLSGRNALPVEMATHAQDLGVKVIGVTSVAYATQTTSRHSSGTFLKDHCDLVLDSKIAVGDAELTLDTIPAPFAPASTVVTSAILQSVMATAAASLADRGIEPPLLRSGNVDGGLDWNDRVMREYGDRIFYLR
- a CDS encoding maltokinase N-terminal cap-like domain-containing protein; this translates as MAVIHRTTLTPTKLELLTAWLPTRPWYRGGPATPELTKAGGFRLDDPEGEVGIEFMVVTDTSGPAPVHYLAPLTYRGAPLPDAEHALIGTTEHGVLGKRWAYDGCHDPVMITQLLALFEGKAEPQTQSLTDTPDREVTWSYKGDSPLSVATLTATDTDEATELPVQPGTTVLRLNRVLRPGPVDLPEGAKGHVTGHWSLTDDIPARAVFAVLR
- a CDS encoding citrate synthase 2 yields the protein MSDFVPGLEGVVAFETEIAEPDKEGGALRYRGVDIEDLVGHVSFGNVWGLLVDGAFRPGLPPAEPFPIPVHSGDIRVDVQSALAMLAPVWGLKPLLDIDEEQARADLARAAVMALSYVAQSARGQGLPMVPQREIDKAQSVVERFMIRWRGEPDPKHVAAVDAYWTSAAEHGMNASTFTARVIASTGADVAAALSGAVGAMSGPLHGGAPSRVLGMIEEIERTGDADAYVKQALDKGERLMGFGHRVYRAEDPRARVLRRTARELGAPRFEVAEALEKAALAELHARRPDRVLATNVEFWAAIVLDFAEVPAHMFTSMFTCARTAGWSAHILEQKRTGRLVRPSARYIGPGPRDPREIEGYGDIAR
- a CDS encoding PAS domain-containing protein, giving the protein MSASRRRGTTDELGPDEPERDGPTNEDTKDTNDIENTEGTEDTDSGGSDLLAALLDGMDAALCAFDADGVVTHWNREAERILGWTAEEAVGRRGFAGWAVRTADAEEVEGRLMAAMHAAGRQVHEFALVTKDGGRVLVRTQSAAVRGPDGKPAGLYCAFSEVHAQIDLERSIALSEALFEDASWGVVLVDADLRPAVVNAHAARALGIGRTAVLGRPIGELLAQGVEELESALTHVLAEGAPPAPAEIWVGVRTPEGEKRRCWRSGFLRLASPLAEEPVPLGVGWLFQDITESKQTEQEAAQLRFRVNQLHRAARAAAECEDPGEAATVHLDFALAGFADHALIDRVAGGSLADGEGPARLVRAAATPSGQPGPSHLTGHAGIPVRYGHGHPALQCVERAGSVRASAGTATPEAARDWATGRQWPPNTVHALCAVLRSRGRTLGVVTFLRSAGRSPFERTDAVYAEDMAVRIAMALDLEALERSVE